The Bacillota bacterium genome includes the window GAGTACGCAGCGCGCAACTTGCTGTAATCAATCCTTTCAAACACTGCGTTAAGTAGCCTCACCGAATCATCAGCCGGGATTAATAATGCTACATCCAGGGGTAATGCCAATTGATATTCACACCCGGCAAGTGTATAATTTGGCTATGAGGTAATTTGTTTCATGGTAAGAACATTTTACCGCAAAGACGGCTTCTGGCATCCCTGCCAGTCGCCGTCTCTTGTTTCTAGGGCTTGTTAGTGCAACAGCCCCTTTCATTTTCAATAGGAATCTCTTCCCAGTGCCCTTGTTCCTGGCCATTAAGGCTGTACTTGTCCAACCTACTTGTCCCAACGGACGAGAATTCGTCTCCTGGTAAAAAAAAGCCTCTTTGGTCTAAATTGGCCCTTTGCGCAGAAACTGGTGCCGCTGGTATAATCAAGCTGCCAACTTTATAACAATTAATTGATGTGGGGAGAGGTGTAGAATGCCGAAGAGACTAGTCACCTTGTTAGTTACGGCGGTGTTGGTACTGACTCTAGCGGCCACCGTTGTTGCTGCGCCGGTCAGGATAGAAAGCCGTTGGTATGAACAAGTATACCAGCAGGTACACACACAACTTGAGCAGCAATTGGGCAGCTTGTTTGGCAAATCAGTTCTGGACAGCCTGGCGGAGCGCCTAACGCAGCGGATATTGGCCCAGCTTGGTGCCCGCTATCAGACCCCGTCCCCGGAACCTGTGACTGAGCCGGAACCGCCCAAACCGGAACCGGTGAACCCGACACCAGAACCTGACCCGGAACCCAATACCGAGCCCGACCAGCCGGCTGAAACTCCCACCCCCGGCAAACTGGCGGCCGAGGAAGCACGGCTTCTTGAGCTGACCAATAAAGCGCGGGCCGAGGCAGGAGTAAAACCGCTACAGGTGGACATGCGTTTGGTGGATACGGCCCGAGCCAAGAGTGCCGATATGGTGGCTAACGATTATTTTGGTCACATATCCCCTGATCTGGGATCGCCCTTTGATCAAATGCACCGGGCCGGTATAGCTTACCGCACGGCTGGGGAGAATCTGGCCGGGGCCCCTACAGCCGCTGCCGCCCATAACGGCCTAATGAACAGTCCTGGTCACAAAGCTAATATCCTAAATCCCAACTTTACTCATATCGGGATCGGGATAGCTAAAGGCAGTCCGTACGGGATTATCTTTACCCAGCAATTTATCGGATAATTAAGCTAGTGCCGAACATGCTAAGGGGATGGCAGGTAGACTGTGTTCAAGATTGTCATTCAGACTGTGTTTAGAATTGTCATCCTGAGCGAAGCGAAGGATCTTGCGCAGCGAAGGATCCAAGACTCTTCACTTCGTTCAGAGTGGCAGGCGTGTCAGGGAGATGTTGGAGTCGCTCTTTCCGGGGCGACTCCATGTTTTTGGCACAGTGCCCTCTGCCCGTGCATATTATGACAGCAGTGACTATGGGTGAAGGGAGTGGAACGACTGTGCCCGAAAGGCTACAGACGGTAGCAGAAAATCCGTTTTGCGTAACTTGGCAACTGCCCGGTTACCCCGGAGCCAGACTAGTGGACTGTGGGGTTCATATTGCGGCCCTGCATTGCTGGCCACAGAGAGCTGATCGTATTCTGGTCTACGGCAAAGCAGAGCTTACGGCTTGTTACGAAAGCAAAGACGAGCAAGGTAAGCTGCATTTTGTCGGTGCCACTCGCTATCTCAGTATGGACGTGAGCGTCAAATCAACGGTGGACAGAGCGCAAGAGATTAAGGGTTATTTGGCCGGGGATCCAGTTTGCACATTGATTGATGCTGCCGAACATCTCGGTAAAGGAGAACGAGACCGAAACCAGGTCCAAGTAGAAGGCGTTATTCAATTGCTGGTGTCGGTACGTAAGCATGAAGAAGAGGTCCAATCAGCGGTAGCTACAGAATCCAGTACATCTCCAGACCTGCCACCACCAATGAGGGGTCCTTTGCCCAGTTATACCGAGCCGCCTTTGGACGACTCGTGGTCCAAAACCCCATTAACTGGTGGGAGAGGGCGGCCTACTATTCCCGAATCCTCCCCCCCGGTATCCCGGCGAGCCCCGTTTGTTCCCCGTGGGGCGGAAAGCATCCCGCCCACGATCTGGACCATGCCCGAGCGCGGCTGAACTGATAACAACAACTCCTGTCGGCGACAGGGAGTAACAAGAAAGAAACCTCAATAGAAAACCCGGGCACTTACCCGGGCTTTTTGTTTCGGCCGCCGGTCGAATTGTTACGACCCTCAGCAATTTTTCGGCGGCGTAGTAGGAACGAAAGACACCTTGTTATTAGTTAAGTCTTTTGGCGGTAAGTGCAAGATGGCTGCCACAGCTTGGGGCGTAAAGCCGAATTGCAGATAATACTGGAAGATAGCTCTCGGAATGCGAGACTTTGGTGGTAGAGGTGCTGCTTGAACTTTATCCTGGTCGGGTTTGAGGGCGGTGACCGGATCGGTTTCAGTTGACTCTTGGGGGCCGGACCAAGGAGATTGTTCAGCAGTATCGGCGTCAGTAGCTGCTGGAGGATCTGCCTCAGGAGCCTGCTCTTTCGGGTCAGGGCCGGCGGCTTGATCCGGCGTTGGTTCAATGGTCGCTTCCGAGGATAATTCCAGTTCTGCTTGAGCAGTATCAGCTTGTTCATGACAGCAAGCTTCTCTTGGCTCCGGATTATCTACTGTAGCGGTGCACAATTTCTGTTCTGGGTTGTTGGACACAGTTTTATCCCTCCCTGTGGATTCAGATACTCAACATAGCGTATGCAGCAGGGAGGGAATTGGTTTTTGGGATGGGTTAGGGGCGGGAGTCCGTGCCCGCCTGTTGATTTTTATGGCCCTATGGCTTCTAGGTATCTGGCCAGCACTCGTTCATGGGCGTACCGCTCTATGCTGTGGGGTCGCTGTGGCGGCTTTATGACCAGTTGTTCTATGTAGTTTAAGTCATAGGGAGGGTAGAGGTTGTCGGGATGAATGAACTCGGGAAAGGCCATGGCGTTGGGGGCCACGGGCACGGCTCCCAAGGCTGTAGCTTCCAGCATGGCGATGGACAGGTTATCACAGATGGAGGTGGTAACCACCACGGCTGCGTGGGCCAGGTTGTTCAGGTACTCTTTTTTGGTGCGATTGGGAATAAATCGTAGCCCAGTGGATTGGGTGCTGCTGGCCAGTTGCTGCAATCGGGGATCGGCGCTTACCTGGTCACCGGCTACAGGAGCATATAGATGCCAGACTTCGTATCCCCGAGCGCTGAGCCGGCGGGCTAGTTCGATTTCGATCAACGGCAGCCGCTCCCAGGAAAAGCGCTGGTTAAAGACCACTAAGTTAGCTCGTTTCGGTAGGTGGTAATAGGGCTCATATTGACTAAAATCCAGGGGAAAACCGGTGCAAACAAGCCGCTTCCGATGTTGAGGATAAGCGGCGGCGGCGCTTTCCAGGGCCCACTGTGAACTGCAAAAGAGCTTGTCATAGTAGCCAAAGCGTTTCTCTTCCTCCATATCCACTCCCTCTAATCGGGCCGGATCGAAGGGGAAGCAACTCAAATTACTGATGTTGG containing:
- a CDS encoding glycosyltransferase family 4 protein, with the protein product MLYFITYPSWEGHWHWSYNRIIETGFRQRGLAVKTIVTDYVSSSIQEAITELQTTESTPGDIWLFSVAQNPVIELVERKPGRKFANISNLSCFPFDPARLEGVDMEEEKRFGYYDKLFCSSQWALESAAAAYPQHRKRLVCTGFPLDFSQYEPYYHLPKRANLVVFNQRFSWERLPLIEIELARRLSARGYEVWHLYAPVAGDQVSADPRLQQLASSTQSTGLRFIPNRTKKEYLNNLAHAAVVVTTSICDNLSIAMLEATALGAVPVAPNAMAFPEFIHPDNLYPPYDLNYIEQLVIKPPQRPHSIERYAHERVLARYLEAIGP